Proteins from one Juglans microcarpa x Juglans regia isolate MS1-56 chromosome 1S, Jm3101_v1.0, whole genome shotgun sequence genomic window:
- the LOC121247517 gene encoding polygalacturonase At1g48100-like, with amino-acid sequence MDLARTLLVMIWITASLFFQNSSNVEGRYHYHKKQNKSSPAPPHESQDPSSPANPPSAPSDPYPNDPGSSSTNSVFDVTSFGAVGDGCTDDTAAFTAAWKAACAVESGVVLAPADYCFIITSTIFSGPCKPGLVFQVDGVLMPPDGPDSWPKADSRKQWLVFYRLDHMSFTGKGTIEGNGQKWWELPCKPHRGPNGSTMSGPCDSPALIRFFMSSNLVVSSLKIQNSPQFHMKFDGCEGVLIEKLSISSPKLSPNTDGIHIENTKTVGIYNSMIANGDDCISIGPGCSDVDIEGVTCGPSHGISIGSLGVHNSQACVSNITVRNAVIKESDNGLRIKTWQGGMGSVTGISFENIQMENVMNCIIIDQYYCMAKACLNQTSAVHVYDISFRNIKGTYDVRKPPIHFACSDTIPCTNITLSEVELYPQEGELLDDPFCWNAYGNQETLTIPPINCLQDGEPQTVAALSAFGC; translated from the exons ATGGACCTCGCTCGCACGCTCCTTGTCATGATATGGATCACGGCGAGCCTTTTCTTCCAGAATTCAAGCAATGTGGAAGGAAGATACCATTACCACAAGAAGCAGAATAAAAGCTCCCCTGCTCCTCCCCATGAATCTCAAGACCCTTCATCCCCTGCTAATCCCCCTTCTGCTCCTTCTGACCCGTACCCAAATGACCCTGGAAGTTCTAGCACCAACAGTGTTTTCGATGTAACATCTTTTGGGGCAGTCGGAGATGGTTGTACCGATGACACTGCTGCATTCACAGCAGCATGGAAAGCAGCTTGTGCAGTAGAATCAGGAGTGGTCCTAGCCCCAGCTGACTATTGTTTCATAATTACTTCAACAATCTTCTCAGGGCCATGCAAGCCAGGACTTGTATTCCAA GTGGATGGAGTCCTAATGCCACCGGATGGACCAGATTCCTGGCCAAAAGCAGACAGCCGGAAACAATGGCTCGTGTTTTACCGACTTGACCACATGTCTTTCACAGGAAAAGGAACCATTGAAGGGAATGGACAGAAGTGGTGGGAGCTCCCATGCAAGCCTCACAGG GGGCCTAATGGATCGACAATGTCAGGACCATGCGACTCTCCTGCA TTAATTAGGTTCTTCATGAGCTCaaatttggtggtcagcagttTAAAGATCCAAAATAGTCCTCAGTTCCATATGAAATTCGACGGCTGTGAAGGAGTATTGATAGAAAAATTGTCCATCTCTTCACCTAAACTTAGCCCCAATACTGATGGGATCCACATTGAGAACACCAAGACTGTTGGAATATACAACTCCATGATAGCCAATG GCGATGATTGCATTTCCATTGGACCTGGGTGTTCAGATGTTGACATTGAGGGGGTAACTTGCGGGCCTAGTCACGGGATAAG CATTGGAAGCCTTGGAGTGCACAATTCCCAGGCATGTGTTTCTAACATAACAGTCAGAAACGCAGTCATCAAGGAATCGGACAATGGGCTCAGAATCAAGACGTGGCAAGGTGGGATGGGTTCTGTGACAGGCATATCATTCGAGAACATCCAAATGGAGAATGTCATGAACTGCATAATCATAGACCAGTATTACTGCATGGCAAAGGCATGTTTAAACCAAACATCAGCAGTACACGTCTACGACATTTCCTTCAGGAACATAAAGGGCACCTACGATGTGCGCAAGCCCCCCATACATTTTGCATGCAGTGACACAATTCCCTGCACAAATATAACACTCTCAGAGGTTGAGCTTTACCCACAGGAAGGGGAGCTGTTGGATGATCCATTCTGCTGGAATGCCTACGGAAATCAGGAAACCTTGACTATACCTCCCATTAATTGCTTGCAAGATGGGGAACCTCAGACTGTGGCAGCGCTCTCAGCATTTGGATGCTAA
- the LOC121247051 gene encoding probable protein phosphatase 2C 13 — MIVSQKMVAEAEVMCQPSLPMLDLKYHLRGATNQEHALPIDVVASPSSSSSTSADISRFESVVSCSDTIKDAVIESSAAKFVPNIRSGSYADIGPRESMDDEHIRIDDLSAHMSSFFGCFIPRAFYAVFDGHGGPDAASYMKKNAIRLFLEDADLPQTSDIDAIFLEELENSHRKAFLLADIALANECSVSSSCGTTALTALILGRHLLVANAGDCRAVLCRKGVAVDMSQDHRPSSIPERLRVEELGGYINDGYLNDLSVTRALGDWNLKFPPGSASPLIAEPDVQQVVLTEDDEFLIIGCDGIWDVMSSQYAVSLVRRGLRKHDDPQQCAMELVMEALRLNTSDNLTVIVICFSSPSRVRLESSSPQRRWRSCSLSEEARRTLKSLLEGN; from the exons ATGATTGTGAGCCAGAAGATGGTGGCCGAGGCCGAGGTTATGTGCCAACCGAGCCTCCCCATGCTGGACCTGAAGTACCATCTGCGCGGGGCGACCAACCAAGAACACGCTCTTCCGATCGATGTGGTGGCCTCCCCTTCCTCCTCGTCTTCGACATCCGCTGATATTTCTCGCTTTGAATCC GTTGTGAGTTGCTCGGACACCATTAAAGATGCTGTTATAGAATCTTCTGCTGCAAAGTTTGTTCCAAATATTCGTTCTGGTAGCTATGCTGACATTGGACCAAGGGAATCCATGGATGATGAACACATTCGAATTGACGACCTATCTGCCCACATGAGTTCCTTTTTCGGGTGTTTTATACCAAGGGCATTTTATGCAGTTTTTGATGGTCATGGAGGGCCTGATGCAGCTtcatatatgaagaaaaatgcaaTAAGATTATTTCTTGAAGATGCCGATCTGCCACAAACATCTGATATTGATGCCATATTTTTAGAAGAGTTGGAGAATTCTCATCGAAAAGCTTTTTTGTTGGCAGACATTGCCTTGGCCAATGAATGTAGTGTTAGCAGTTCTTGTGGGACAACTGCACTGACTGCGCTAATACTTGGAAGGCATTTACTGGTTGCAAATGCCggtgactgtcgagcagtactCTGCAGGAAAGGAGTAGCAGTTGACATGTCTCAGGATCATAGGCCTTCATCTATACCAGAACGGCTGCGAGTTGAGGAGTTAGGTGGTTACATCAATGATGGATATCTCAATGATCTCAGTGTCACCCGAGCCCTTGGAGACTGGAACTTGAAATTCCCACCTGGTTCTGCATCGCCGCTCATTGCTGAACCAGATGTTCAACAGGTTGTATTAACAGAGGATGATGAATTCTTGATTATTGGTTGTGATGGGATCTGGGATGTGATGTCTAGCCAGTATGCAGTCAGTCTTGTCCGCCGAGGATTGAGGAAGCATGATGACCCACAGCAGTGTGCCATGGAACTAGTTATGGAAGCATTACGATTGAATACATCGGATAATCTCACTGTGATTGTTATCTGCTTTTCCTCCCCTAGTCGTGTACGTCTTGAGTCAAGTTCTCCTCAACGAAGGTGGAGGTCGTGTAGTCTTTCTGAGGAGGCTCGACGTACATTGAAGAGCTTGCTAGAAGGGAATTGA